AAATCAAGAGACTGTCTCAAATTTCTTTCCTTCAATTACTATAGTATTAATGGATAAAATATATGTATAAGGTCATGAATTGAGGGGCTCACTCAATCTAGGTGGGTTTTTCATGGTTTGTCCATTAGATTACATGCTTTTGCATTTTGGGGCTTTAAGTCAGCCAGTGATCTCTCTCACCTCTAGAGTGTGACCTAACAAATTGAGATCATGTACCTgagtagctctctctctctctctctctgcgtgACACACCAACAAATGTATAGTGTTTTTCGTTGTATTTTTGCTCTTTTCTGATGAGAATCTCTCTCAGCTTGCGTGACCCAACAAGTTGTGTGACTTGTGTCCTGGGTTTGTGGGTGAAAATGATATTCCTTGTGGTGCAGGAACACCTCTTTTGGAGGTGACTAGAGGCTATTTGTTGACATTTGTTTGTTACTCGAATGAAATCAATTTAATTCCTATAAAATGACTTCGCAGATCaaaccatttcttttcttctgTTTTCTTTATAAGAGTGCGCAATTgaattttttgaaccatttctgCTGTACAGTCTTAGAGGTTACACACGGCCAAATATATTTGACTCCTTGACTCATCAGGTAGGCACCCATTAACGAATGTTACGTTTGTTCAGTATTACTtagtaaatttattaattatttttattaattttttataataaatagtattatatatatatatatatgaaagaatgatataaacatattaaaagaaaaattaaattaagcaaaaatattgtttataatttttttaaaataaaataaataacatgataattttttagatcacaaactactttatttaaaatataaaatattcatgatattattcaaaacaCACATGAGAAGAAGCTTGTTTATTCTTAATAGAAggaaatgttattataatttcttatgtagttatacATAGAGGTATTCACTGGATCACATCTAATGTATTTAGGCTTGTCCAATCTGATCCAATTATcaattggatgttggatttttaCAATCGATCTAATACAATTAACTTGTTTCAACCTATCCGATCAAATTATTCGTTGGATTGGATCAGTTTTATCAATTGGATATGTCTCCTTACTTATGTATTTGATCAGATTGGATCCATTCAATTATTTGAGCATTTATTTAGCTTAATTTgttcaaataattcataatattttGTTCAAAATGATACAACACTATACAAATACAACATAAattataagcataatcataaataaatatatatttaaaatatatatataattgtatcgATTCAGTTTTATTAGATTTTTGCATATAACATCCAACAATCGATATGATCCGATTTAGATCTTTAAAATATAATCTGATCTGATCAAATCATAATTGGATATCTAATTTTTGGCAGTCGGTTGTAATTAGGTCGATCAGTTCTAATTGGATTGGATGATTTTTTTGCATCCTCCCATTTTACTGTCATATGATTTGTTCACATACTATATATAATGTATTgctatttaatatgaatatatatatatatatttgtataaattaaaaaagtaataaaaaaaataacatgtttctttttaaatataaattataaagattttaataaaaattaaaatcatgtattgtatattattataataattttatttatataattattaaatattagtgttgtattatatattaataaaacaatgatattttataatatttaaatttatattgatataattaataaatatttattttttaaaaccgatattttcttaaatatttataattttctgttaaaaccaagaaaagTTTTAAATACACATTCCTCCATCACGTAATTAGTCATCCTTATAAGGCACTGCATCATTGGATGGATGCGTATTAAAGAGGTGTGGATTATTCGAAGCTTGAGATGAGTGCATGcttctttttctttctatttagcctgatataaccaaatatatatatatatatatatatgtttttaaacaTGGTTTCTTGTCTTTGGCATACAATTTTGGTGCTGTCTTGCATTACCTTCATATGATTCAAAGTTTCATTTCTATTAAACACCATCTTTGCCCAACATTTTCTACCCACGGTAAAACAAGACAATTGAGTAAACTTTAATAGAGTATCAAGGATTTAAGGCGCATATTTAAAGTTGTCTTAAGCCAAAAAAGAAAATGCAATTTATTTATTTGGAAACAAACAAAGGAGTGAACTTAAAAAGCATTCATGGTTAATTCAACCATCTTTGCATCATGCCGCACAGTCAAATTTGTTTCTGTAACAAAATCATCCAACAGATCATGTACCAAAATACATAATAACAACTAAGCATCTCAGCACTTCGAGAGTTTTCAAAGCAACAATTTGTTCACAAACACATCAAAGATGCTGGCTCCAACATTATCTTCAAAATTATCTGCCACTGGTCATCATAATCTACGTGACAAACAATTTTAGaataaacatcaaaagaaaaGTCATTTTATGAATCTTTTATTTAGACATTCATTACTTTTCACAGCCATTTGAGTGCCTATAGCTATATAAATAAAAAGTGGTAAGAATCCATCGCCTTGTTCATTTAATAATTAGCCAACAATATCCATGAAAAAGTGGTTGAGATCCATAAGTTGCTCGCCTTTATTTATTTCGATAGAAAACTAGCAAGGTTTAGTCATTGTCTTCTTTGCCATAGTTGTATACTATCTCAATCTGCACAAAAATGTACCAGAATGGGTATGAATTATTACAACACACCAAAAGGCTAATTCAAATCCAGGACCAAAAACAACACAAGTAGCATAATATTGTAAATTCAATATAGGGGGCATGATCCCTTTTATGACTATCAAGAAATAAAGTGAAAATAAATCAATCTacttaaaaatatctatataggCCAATAAAACTCGTGTGTTCAATTATTACTAGCAACACCATTCTCTTTTCCCGAAGATTTGTTTAATAATGAAAAAGTCTATCCACATAAGAGAAGACAGAAAATATGACACTTAATGTCCATTTCTAAGTACTTTCAAACCAATAGAAGAAAAAGTGGGTTTATCTGTCACTTACGCACCTAACTAACATGAAGCTGTAATATTTTTccctaaaaataataatataaaaggaGAAAAGATATCAAGCATTTTATCCATTTTCACCTTGCTCCGCCCTTTcaggaagaaaaaaaattcataactcTATTTCAAGAGATCAAATCCAATATCAAATGTTGACAAGCAAGTTTAAAGTAATaaacagcaaaaaaaaaaaatgctgaGTGAAAAACACATAATGAATCACATTAAATAACTTACCCCTGAAGGTGGAGTTGGGTTTCGAGTAAACTTACTGCCACCAGGAGCCCAAGGCACTGCACAGAGTAGTAAATAGTTAACATCACACGCACGGAACAGAACACACTAGTGTTACTATGAAGCATTGAAATGTCCTCAGTCTCATCGAAAAACTAGGTATATCAATGTTCTTATGATATTCTACATACAGACAAACTATAAAGAAAAAGGAAAGTGCAACTACAGAAAGATTCACATACAACTAGGTATATCAATTTTCTTATGACATTATACAGAGTCTACAGACAAcctataaaaaagaaaaaggaaagttCAACTATAGAAAGATTCACATACACAAGTTCGCACTAAAACATCTAGGGACAAGAGGTCCCTGAACTCCGAACACTTCACAAAAAAATAGCTCCACGCCCTCACTAAATCTGACATCAATACATTTTCAAACTCATTGACATCAAACACTCATAAAGTCACCAATTATATAATGCTATCCCACAAAACAAAATATTTTCTTGCTTATCCTAACAAATTATTCAATTTCTTTCCAACCACAAAGACCAGAAGACTGCTAAACAAAGTTGAGTTCAACAACTTGCAGCTTCTACCATTGGTGTTACTGCAGGGTCACAAGTCCCTCCCTCCAAAACATAACAACACAGCATCTCTGAAACACCCAACAGACCTTTAATTCATTTAACAATCTGCACCAAAGTCTTCTAGAAAAACGCAATGCAAAAATAATCACAACATCAGCAGGGAGCTAAAACACTTTTAGGATTTCTTCTTTGCATCCTATCATGTATTCAAAATCCCCAGAGAAAGCAACCAATCAAACACTTCCAATTTTGGCAGAGCAATTGCTTTCCATGTTAAAACAAATGGCTGAAGGAGGCTGATTATAAATACTCATCAAGTGAAGATGAAACAGTATGGGATATATATGAGAATAACATATGTCCAAAACTTACAATGTGAAAAAGTTCGATAAAGTCAAACACATTCTGATGTTAATTTTGTCGAACAATGACATTCAAGGAAATAAAACTACCAACTACCACTGCTGGGGTGCTAATCTTGTATGAGCTCAAAGAAATGGACAATTTAAGTTTCGCTAGTACTCTTAtagaaaaaaatctaaaattgcTAACTAGTCTtacttttaataaaataattcataaagAACCCAAGCATATTGAGTATTCGTTTGCATTGCAAGCAGACTTGGTCAGTTGGTCTCATTTTATACACAACTACTTGTGTTGGGTATGAATACGGGGGTGGGAAATGGATGGTAATGAATGAACGATCAATATGAACTAAAATAATAATTGTGATTgaagtcaaaaaaaaaaatccagacCTCCAATCAAGAGACAAGTTTATAACCTAAATCTCAGTACAATTCAAATCCAAATCTGTGCAAAATACACATTTAATATTGCTTCAATTCTATTACGAATCTTACCAATATAAGGATCAGGGTGCCGCCACTTATTATAAGACGCTTCCCCATCAGCTATTAGTCTATCAATTGTATCAGGATCTTCCTGTACGTCCAGTGATACATAGATTCAATCAGCAAACAGACTAACAAAGAAACAATATAAAGAATGCAATCATTAGTAAATATTTCAATTGACTAATTACTGATGCATATCATCACTTAAGTATTGCCGTCATTGTTTTGTTACCACCATCATACATGAAACTTGTTAAGCTAAATGAAAAAAGAATGAAAGACTACAAGTGAGCAAGTAGCACCATCTTATTCTTAGTAAATAAAATCACAATAAGATCATAATGTCAAGAACTAAAAATGGTCCATCTCCATACACAAGTGCTGATACTTTCAGATGTTTTGCTTATCCCAACTAAAATTGAATGAAAAAATGATTAATGTCTGCCAACCAACCAAAATCACCGCATCAATTAGCTTTTTTCCAAGTTTAGAGAATTTACTGTAGGAAGGTTTGAATAACATGGTAAACCTAGCACAACACTTCACTATACAAAATGAATAAAATGTTTGGCAGTAAATTTACAAAATAGAGAAAGTTCCTTCCTATATTCAAGACGAGattttcaaaccaaaatcaaacagactgcaaaaaaaaaaaaagtttacacATTCCGTTCAGTTTCATCTAATAATCAAATTTTGATAAGCTGCAACCAAAAAATTCCCCCAAATTCATATCTCCCTAACTAAAGCACTACAATATGAAGTTCAACAATCAATCAAATGCCTCATACCCAGATTTCAATACTCCAACTTGGATTCATTTCACAActcaaattcaattttttttttaaaaggacaATGTAGAACAAAGAACAATGCAAACCAAAATCAGAAATTAAAAGAGGGAAAAGGGAGAACGAACCACATTCTTGTTGGCCTCAAACCTTTCACGGAGCTCTGAAGCCTGAAAtttcataatattaaaaaaaatcaaatgagaaattGAAAGGATCGAAGTGGAGATTGAGAAAAAGGGGAAAAATTGGGTTTTGAAGTGGCGACGAGTACGGTACATCTTGGTAGAAGAGGTGGCGATGAACAGCCCAGTTGAGAGTGTCTTTGAGGGCTCTCCGGTAGAGGATCCGAACCCTCTCCCTCTGAGCTGCTCTCCGAGCTACGTACCCGCCGCTAGTCCACAGTGCGCTCATCTCTCTGAGTCTCTCTCTACCCTTGTtggttctttctctctctagtctCAACTACAAAGGTTGGGACTTTGGGACATACAAAAAACAGTACAATTGCATTTCCATTGACCAAAAATGGGAATTATCAAAACGACACCGTCCATAcaagttttctttttttttttaaaaaaaaaaacaatctttTATTATAAAATTTGCCAAAAAAATCTTTATAATCTGAGATAATTGCAACAAAATTACCTATTTTTTTAAGGGTAAGTGGCACTCAATATTTTTAacgattaaaaaatatatattgaatttaaaataagaaaattaatttttaaaatatatattaaaatatttaacatatttaataaaaataaatgtaattaatCTATTCATTTTCAAATAAAGTTCCcacaaaaaaaaagttaaatagcCATAACTAAACCTAAATCATATTACTAAATTAAAAGACCAAAACCTAAAGTGAAATAAGTTATGGAAAGTATGTACAACATTATTCACTATAAATATTTGATAAATCAATGTAAATAGAAGGCTTCAATTTATGTACTATCACTTTGCCGAATTGTAATAAGAAAATAGATTTAGAAGGAAACTCATTAAACTCATGTTTAAGTGGCCCTAAGTTGTATTTGTTAGttattttatatcaatatcatatgTTATTTAACAAATATTGTGAGAAGTGGAGATGAAGAAAgcacaaatataataaaataaaatgcatGTATTATAAATACACAAAACCAGTCTAGTGTTCCATAGTACTGTCTCCTTGAACCAATTACGCCTCCTCACCGGGTATTAGAGGATTGCTAACGGCGTTTGTCTCCCAGTTTTAAAACAGTCTATGAACGACAGCTAGCACTTTGCTTTTACTCACAATGAATTGACCAATATATAAGAATACCACCAAGATCTGATTGAGGACTAAGACAGTTTCGACGCCAGATGATATGAACTCAAAGGAGATTTAACCAAGAATCAAGATAATTTTGACCAAGAGAGATTTTTTAATGGTATGTAAAACAATGAGGTGAAACCCTTTATTTATAGCCTTCAAAGGGGACTCATGCGCACAAGAGAGAACTTCCTTGCTTATCAACTTACCAAGATGAAGATATGGAATTATGTACATACCCCTTTGAAAGGGTACTCAAATTTCCAAGTGGGACCTTGCATATCCACTATTTTTCCTATTCAAAGATCAACCCATTGTTTTCACATCGAGAATTATTTGCAGATGAAGAGAAGTCAAAGTGGCTTCTTACTTACCAATCATATTTTCCTACATCTATACATAAACGCTGGTTTTTAAAAAATACGCAAGAAAAGTACTTCAAATTTTCGATTTATTGCCATAGATGGCTTAGAACCAATAGTTCATTATCTAATGGATTTTTCCATTTTAATACTTCATCTGAGAGTTTTCAGTACTTATCAAAGTTGTTCCTATCGAACAGAACGCTATTGGATCAAATGACAAAGACATTGTTGAGAAAAATATGGCTTTTCCCAGATGAAATGGTTGTTGATGTCTGCTACGGGACTAACACAAATTCTATTATTTTCCTTACTTTAGGTGACAACTGATCATTCACCAGATAACCATTTTGAACATATTAATACTTGATTTTTATGTACTTATAAAGGAGAACATAAATCTCCAAAGACATCTCATTGATAACAAGTAAATTTTGTATGAATTTATCATTTTCattgaattttgtattttttaaggtgaataatatatattatctCTGACACTAAAGTGTGCTACTTAACCTAAAAAGTTGTATAAGAAAAAGGACATTTGCGGCAAAACTCCTATTTTTTTGCCATTGTTACACATATTTCCCCAATCAAAATCTTGACCACGATAATACTTTATGTTAGTGCTTTGTTGCAACCATGCCCTTTTGGATGTTAAATGCTAACAAGATTTCTTAAGTGTCCATTTGGACACACGTGTCAACACTCTAATAGATATatgttaaataaattattaaatatttaaaataaattttaaactaaattaattaaaacatgataaataatttaaaatattaaaaataaataaattatttctaacatatatatatttaaaaatgtaGTTTTAAACAAAATTccaaaagaaaaaaaggaaaaaaaaattccacTCACGATCTTCCTCTCGTCCCCTCACTCTTATAACTTCCCAAACCCCTATCTGGGTTTGAAAATCTTGCAAACCCAGATGACACATAAAGAGATTTGATGACGTGAAGAGCTCAAGCGACCCGACAGCAGCCCAAGCGACGTTGTGAGTCCGTCCATGCCAAAAATTACCAGCCTCTGTTCAAATGGGTCTCCTTCACAGCGAGACCTCCGGTGGTAGCAAGGATCGAGCTCCATCattttttaattagttaaatttaattttaaaatttatttaacatgtGGCCCAATAGATATTGCCACGTGTGTGCTAATTGATACTTAAAATATCTCGTTGCAACAAAACACCAACGAAAGGTATTATCATCGTCAAAATTTTTAATTAGGGGCATATATATGTAATTGTGGCTTTGCTATATATATCTCTAGAAAATAAAGTTTAACTTGAACAACTTTAAATTCtagaataattatatattttttaaatatatcattttatataatttttttatatataaatatgttatattttgcACCCAATGACAAATGAATTATATTACTAGTAACCGGAAGCATGTGCCCAtaggtagaaaaaaaaaatctattgcCGCCTATACTTTGATTTTAAGGTAAAAATAATTAGGTAAATAACACTTGGAATCTCTAAGCTTTATCACTTGTATCACTAGGTCTCTAACATTTTTTTATAGCAATTAGATCCCGATATTTACTTTTAGGCTCACATAGGTCtcaaatgttatattttattaaataaattctaatTTATAAGGTGTTCACCTAAAAAATATTcacttgatgatgtggcaagaatagTACGCACATGAGGTGCGCGTGACTATTTAAGTATTTATGTTCtagtcgaccatcgaccagaggagaattcacACGGCAAAGGGGATATTTCATAGGCGACCAAGGCTGGTCGTAGTATGTCAGATATTTTCTAGAGATATTTGATCATgtatttgttgacgccgtttttcgtcaacagtgaaagaagagcacgtaaacaataaatagtaatggccaattaaaatatgacaatacaaaaacacgattttttacgtggttcagcagttaaatctgcctagtccacgagtctttgttattaaactcaagattatctctaaaaattcttaagcatgaattcttcagagttttctctccagattcagaatttcggtcctttacaatggtgcatcacctctctatttatagagaaggatgcagaatactatcccacatattttgggtagttactctttttgtgtaaataaattaaaaagctttaaatgcctgtaatccgatataaaaggaaacgtcccctgaagaccagggggcgtataactaatcaaataatatcccatgattttatgggactcacaataataaatgcagaacacgtcccttatagacaacacttgtcgatattcaaggttattatcatatatctccaagcccTTACTCTACCAGGTCCCTCATCAacgttcgagctaatgacatctcctgAGGTCACATGGccttcgagatcgtacgtgtgtCAGGCTTGGAACCCTCGATCCGAGGTcttccctgaggatagatgcgtctcgggagctacccttcgagatcgtgaatatttcgaggccaccacaatcgaggtcgtctcagtcttgtaggctcgatatttagtcctggagcatacttcaaactttacgagttcattcgttgcgaatccagctttcgaggtcacatttaacatggctcgaaatctgggtataacatcttgccccctcaaaagtatttgttcgaatcctaagagaatgaaacttttgaactactttcttcgggaaccgtaccatcatacacttgaaaatggacacgcgtcagttgggtattgctcatttttggtacttgagtaccttggaaacctgcccacgatcattcgtctgccaccttttcggcaccatcttgtcattgacccctgaccgttggattttatgaggattctaGCCAATTGCCCAGATTAATCCTCTTTATCACTTTTCTTCCTTTATATgttcaaggtcttcttcttcctcttattttacacgcatcagaaacaaagaaaaggaaaggacgaaaccagaggccatcctAGGGAACCTCTTTctcgtgcatgttctctcagccgaaaaaacaaagaacctccggtttgttcgagtccgtgagctcatatttgcagcctctccttcagtcaacgatccctctgcaatcgccattattgtgtaagtgtgcaatttttattttcccttatgccagtttctgtccatagtgttcttgttatttctgggaATGCGCTGATATATTTCTTTAGTATTATATGCTAGGAAATTTTTGATCAATAGGCTTCTACGTTTACGTTCCCATACTAGGTGTTGAATCTTTGGTTTCAAATCCAATTTTTTGTGTAGAACAAACCCAAACATGGTTTCTtcatttttgggttttcaaaatttaaaagatgtatcttgcacaccaagatatttggGTACACAATCTTggtttttaaagaatgcacgataccccacgttaccttttctgaataaccgccaccttttttccctgataattcgggattttcaaaaagttatgtccactctcctcctttttcccgTAGAATACATGTTCTGACTCTTTTATAGGgttttagtatcgagctcgttttgttcctaaactccgAGCTCGCTCTGtcgagctcgtaattcttgcatgcatggccctcaccattttttctttctcgctagatgtcacagaatctggaaagacagtgggggtcgttgctggcaatcccttactcgtcAAAAACCCCGAGCTCGGagtcgctgttcgcccggaatcaacgccGGATTtgggagtacgagcttgcgcgcgagcaggaggatattcgagctcattatcgccgtcaAATAGATGAGgtcatgataactctacaaaatagagttattttaccatgttttacatgctaattgttgcttagttcatgagtttttaattaacttattaagtttttatgtaatttttaatttattagtcttattgtagttttctagatttttatatgtttttatagatatgttattataatatgttgtagtttaattatttaaaattagtattgttagtttgaatgctaaaaatgtgattttattgaaattaaatgttatgtaaattaaattttaattaatgttttcatgggagttatatgatatattttattaatgaaaatatttaattttaatttagtttataatttattgtgtaggaaaattattgcccttgaaaagcaagaaaatcaaaggaaagatggtaattttgaaagaaagtaacaagaaaaatggtgtttctccaaaagcccaaccacgtgaggcccactctaggcccaacccgtggccccccctccaacacccaaccaccacattgctgccatttcccttattgagcccaacaaaaatgcattttgtccctttgtcccctatgacaaaaatgccaactttttaccctttttcctacacattttcaccacaacatcatcattacaccctataatttacctctacataccatatttattttatttaattaatctaatcaatttaattaatttaaattgattattttaataaactcactttggctataaatatggactttcaagaccatttttggtgtgcttaattttttggttaccatctttttctctcattttctctctaccattctctcttccatttgggtttttcaagagcattttgcaagtatgtatgtcatttattttgtaatttc
The Humulus lupulus chromosome 6, drHumLupu1.1, whole genome shotgun sequence DNA segment above includes these coding regions:
- the LOC133781832 gene encoding NADH dehydrogenase [ubiquinone] 1 beta subcomplex subunit 9; translated protein: MSALWTSGGYVARRAAQRERVRILYRRALKDTLNWAVHRHLFYQDASELRERFEANKNVEDPDTIDRLIADGEASYNKWRHPDPYIVPWAPGGSKFTRNPTPPSGIEIVYNYGKEDND